The DNA sequence TTTGGGCGGTTATGTACTGGGCTACGAGCTCTTGCCCTTGAACGGGCTGTTGACCTTTTTGGGATTATGGTTGATAAGTAAAAAACCCGATTAGCCTTTTTTGCCAAAGGTCAACAAAAAGGTCATCTTGATCAATACCTAATACTGCCCTGTGCCCAACAACACCAAAGTGCAGGCCTCTTCGACTTCGATACCATGTTCTTCAAGTAGCGGGTAAAATTCAGGGTTTTCAGTATTTGGGTTAAAAATGACCCTACGGGGTTGAAGTTCAATGATATCGTTATAATACTCTTTTTGTCGTTCTGGGGTCATATACAATGAAATCGTATCAACTTCTTGAATGGTATTAAGATTTGTGGTAACTTGCACTCCCGAAACCACTCCTGTGCGCAATCCGAATGCTACGGTCCGTATACCATGGGCCACCAATCTTTGAATGGCTAGATTGCTATATCGGTGAGACTTTAAAGATGCCCCAAAAACCAGTGTCTTGCCCATATTGTTAATTTAAGTGTTAAACTGATTTGAAGATTGTAACTATTTTAAAAAAAAC is a window from the Muricauda sp. SCSIO 65647 genome containing:
- a CDS encoding CoA-binding protein: MGKTLVFGASLKSHRYSNLAIQRLVAHGIRTVAFGLRTGVVSGVQVTTNLNTIQEVDTISLYMTPERQKEYYNDIIELQPRRVIFNPNTENPEFYPLLEEHGIEVEEACTLVLLGTGQY